In Helianthus annuus cultivar XRQ/B chromosome 3, HanXRQr2.0-SUNRISE, whole genome shotgun sequence, a single window of DNA contains:
- the LOC110895881 gene encoding NADPH-dependent pterin aldehyde reductase, whose protein sequence is MVGMMGGGVVMKGGGGQKTVLITGVSRGLGKALALELAKRGHFVIGCSRSQDKLKSLQTQLSSDDDKHLFFNLDVCSNSSVQDLARLVMEKKGVPDIIVNNAGTINKNNRLWEVPEEEFNAVIDTNLKGIANMLRHFIPLMIEKKQGIIVNMSSGWGRSAAAQVAPYCASKWAVEGLTKSVAKELPSGMAAVALNPGVINTDMLASCFGSSSSLYQAPDAWAPKAADMILNLTMADNGSSLSV, encoded by the exons ATGGTGGGAATGATGGGTGGTGGTGTTGTAATGAAGGGCGGAGGTGGGCAAAAGACGGTGCTGATAACAGGCGTTAGCAGAGGACTGGGAAAAGCCTTAGCCCTAGAATTGGCCAAGAGAGGCCATTTCGTCATCGGCTGCTCTCGCTCTCAGGATAAACTCAAATCTCTACAGACCCAACTCTCTTCCGACGACGACAAACACCTCTTCTTCAATCTTGATGTC TGTTCAAATAGCAGTGTTCAGGATTTGGCACGACTTGTCATGGAGAAGAAGGGGGTTCCCGATATTATTG TTAATAATGCAGGTACCATAAACAAAAACAACAGACTATGGGAGGTTCCAGAGGAGGAATTTAATGCTGTGATAGATACTAATCTAAAGGGAATAGCAAATATGTTACGACACTTTATTCCGCTTATGATTGAGAAAAAACAAGGGATTATTGTGAATATGTCATCTGGGTGGGGAAGATCCGCTGCAGCACAg GTGGCCCCTTACTGTGCCTCAAAATGGGCAGTAGAAGGGTTGACCAAGTCGGTGGCAAAGGAGTTGCCAAGCGGCATGGCAGCCGTTGCACTTAATCCGGGTGTCATAAACACCGACATGCTTGCATCATGCTTTGGCTCTTCATCCAGTCTGTACCAGGCACCTGACGCATG GGCTCCCAAGGCTGCTGATATGATACTAAATCTCACAATGGCTGATAATGGTTCATCTCTTTCAGTATAA
- the LOC110895880 gene encoding uncharacterized protein LOC110895880 isoform X1, with the protein MESRSHSVSSFNKSIIKSELQLFSSTYSSSINRRQLFAALFRMDYPIFGAKLRKLSQRKFSSTFRVIFILAFSFISKAKSENISIKVIELQLPLFFDNFDPRAAANFPSRFVNRRQLTIDLHNWLCCSSALLLLLERWSLY; encoded by the exons ATGGAATCAAG ATCGCACTCTGTTTCCTCTTTCAACAAATCGATCATCAAATCGGAGCTACAACTATTCTCATCTACTTATTCTTCTTCAATCAACAG GCGCCAGTTGTTTGCAGCCCTGTTTCGCATGGATTATCCAATTTTTGGTGCGAAGTTGAGGAAGTTATCGCAGAG GAAATTCTCCTCCACATTCAG GGTGATTTTTATACTCGCGTTTTCTTTCATCAGCAAGGCCAAAAGTGAAAATATCTCTATAAAG GTAATAGAGCTACAACTGCCTTTATTCTTTGACAACTTTGATCCACGTGCTGCTGCTAACTTTCCTTCAA GATTCGTTAATAGGCGGCAGCTTACTATTGACTTACACAACTGGCTATGTTGCTCCTCTGCTCTGCTTCTTTTGTTGGAGCGTTGGAG TTTATATTAG
- the LOC110895880 gene encoding uncharacterized protein LOC110895880 isoform X2 yields MESRSHSVSSFNKSIIKSELQLFSSTYSSSINRRQLFAALFRMDYPIFGAKLRKLSQRKFSSTFRVIFILAFSFISKAKSENISIKDSLIGGSLLLTYTTGYVAPLLCFFCWSVGVYIS; encoded by the exons ATGGAATCAAG ATCGCACTCTGTTTCCTCTTTCAACAAATCGATCATCAAATCGGAGCTACAACTATTCTCATCTACTTATTCTTCTTCAATCAACAG GCGCCAGTTGTTTGCAGCCCTGTTTCGCATGGATTATCCAATTTTTGGTGCGAAGTTGAGGAAGTTATCGCAGAG GAAATTCTCCTCCACATTCAG GGTGATTTTTATACTCGCGTTTTCTTTCATCAGCAAGGCCAAAAGTGAAAATATCTCTATAAAG GATTCGTTAATAGGCGGCAGCTTACTATTGACTTACACAACTGGCTATGTTGCTCCTCTGCTCTGCTTCTTTTGTTGGAGCGTTGGAG TTTATATTAGCTAA